A stretch of the Oceanicola sp. D3 genome encodes the following:
- a CDS encoding OmpA family protein — protein sequence MIRRLAFILALALHVAQPANAQGALDPGWLLDADASNLRFQSIKKEVVSESSDFATFTGEIFPNGKAELRIALESVDTKVDLRNVRMRFLFFETFKFPEAIVLADVTPEMIGELESKRRATFSMPFSLDLHGVKKTLVAEVVATLLSDDRISVATARPVAISVEEFGLMENLGKLEDAAKVDIVPSTTVTFDFLFDRRGTGSAPLTGGGGAEVDATNAALEDEGDFSKEACEGRFEILSRTGNIYFASGSSRLDSASEPLLKELLDITSRCPGIEVEVAGHTDSVGKASYNQRLSERRARSVADYLIENGIAPERLSAKGYGEDKPVASNATAEGKGKNRRIEFLPRTN from the coding sequence ATGATCCGTCGTCTCGCCTTTATTCTGGCGCTCGCCCTGCACGTCGCCCAACCCGCCAACGCCCAAGGCGCGCTTGATCCGGGCTGGCTGCTGGATGCCGATGCCTCCAACCTGCGCTTCCAGTCGATCAAGAAAGAGGTCGTTTCGGAATCCAGCGACTTCGCCACCTTCACCGGCGAGATTTTCCCTAACGGCAAGGCGGAGCTGCGGATCGCGCTGGAAAGCGTGGACACCAAGGTGGATCTGCGCAACGTCCGCATGCGCTTCCTGTTTTTTGAAACCTTCAAGTTTCCCGAAGCCATCGTGCTGGCCGATGTGACGCCCGAGATGATCGGCGAGCTGGAAAGCAAGCGCCGCGCCACCTTTTCCATGCCCTTCTCGCTCGATCTGCACGGGGTCAAGAAAACCCTCGTGGCCGAGGTCGTGGCAACGCTTCTGAGCGATGACCGCATCTCGGTGGCCACGGCACGGCCCGTTGCCATTTCGGTGGAGGAGTTCGGCCTGATGGAAAACCTCGGCAAGCTGGAAGACGCCGCGAAGGTGGATATCGTGCCCTCCACCACCGTCACCTTCGACTTTCTCTTTGACCGGCGCGGCACCGGCAGCGCCCCGCTGACCGGCGGCGGCGGTGCGGAGGTGGATGCCACCAATGCAGCGCTGGAAGATGAGGGCGACTTCAGCAAGGAGGCCTGCGAAGGCCGGTTCGAGATTTTGTCGCGCACCGGCAATATCTACTTTGCTTCCGGCTCGTCCCGGCTCGACAGCGCGTCGGAGCCGCTGCTCAAGGAGTTGCTCGACATCACCAGCCGTTGCCCGGGCATCGAGGTTGAAGTGGCAGGCCACACCGACAGCGTTGGCAAGGCCAGCTACAACCAGCGCCTCTCGGAGCGCCGCGCCAGATCGGTGGCCGACTACCTGATCGAAAACGGAATCGCGCCCGAACGTCTTTCGGCCAAGGGCTATGGCGAAGACAAGCCGGTGGCGTCAAACGCCACCGCAGAGGGCAAGGGCAAGAACCGCCGGATCGAGTTTTTGCCCCGCACCAACTAG
- a CDS encoding metallophosphoesterase has protein sequence MRRILHLSDLHYGKADANLEAPLLRAVAKLRPDLVVISGDFTQRARRRQFRQAADFLSRIEAPVLSVPGNHDTPIDNLFRRFITPFHRYKRHINKVLEPCVEDAEMQVVGVNTVNRFSWQRGRFSGRTVRRVCNAFAGRAGKLKVVVVHHPLEHGPTVEKRLMRGASAALSALSDCRADVVLSGHLHTASAAPFTAAPGLLFVQAGTGLSTRLREATNNFNVLDVEGGRVSVTTWGAQGAEFEPGDSATYARRAAGWERVAGEAEVSARPRMASA, from the coding sequence ATGAGACGCATCCTCCACCTCTCCGACCTGCACTACGGCAAGGCCGACGCCAACCTTGAGGCCCCGCTGCTCAGGGCCGTGGCCAAGCTGCGGCCCGATCTGGTTGTCATATCCGGTGATTTCACCCAGCGGGCCCGGCGGCGGCAGTTTCGGCAGGCGGCGGACTTCCTGAGCCGGATCGAGGCGCCGGTGCTCTCGGTGCCTGGCAACCATGACACGCCGATCGACAACCTCTTCCGCCGCTTCATCACCCCCTTTCACCGCTACAAGCGCCACATCAACAAGGTGCTGGAGCCATGCGTGGAAGACGCCGAAATGCAGGTGGTGGGGGTGAATACCGTCAACCGCTTTTCATGGCAGCGCGGAAGGTTTTCCGGGCGGACGGTGCGGCGGGTGTGCAATGCCTTTGCCGGGCGGGCGGGCAAGCTGAAGGTGGTGGTGGTGCATCATCCGCTTGAGCATGGGCCAACGGTTGAAAAGCGGCTGATGCGCGGGGCCAGCGCGGCGCTTTCGGCGCTGTCGGATTGCAGGGCCGATGTGGTGCTTTCGGGCCATCTGCACACCGCCTCCGCCGCGCCCTTCACCGCCGCTCCGGGGCTGCTCTTTGTGCAGGCGGGCACCGGCCTGTCGACGCGGCTGCGCGAGGCGACCAACAATTTCAACGTGCTGGATGTGGAAGGTGGGCGCGTTTCTGTCACCACATGGGGCGCGCAGGGTGCGGAGTTTGAGCCCGGCGATAGCGCAACCTATGCCCGCCGCGCTGCGGGATGGGAGCGGGTGGCGGGCGAGGCAGAAGTATCCGCCCGCCCGCGCATGGCTTCGGCCTGA
- a CDS encoding diacylglycerol kinase family protein: MVALPEPADIAQPAIEPGEICVITNAKSGTNARDSEAIDRALAVFGEAATLRHWSPGDDLTGLVDKALADGAKTIVAAGGDGTAMAMAQSLLGKPAALAVLPLGTFNFFARGLGLPEDPEEAARAILGGHRHDISVGMVGERVFLNNASLGVYPAILKERETVYKRWGRRRIMAHWSVLKTFLRFQRPMKMRLTADGKPHDVRAPLLFVARSAYQLERFGLAGQEAIADDEFAVLIGRATSRAKLFKITWRLITGTMQEGRDYDMLKARDLTVETARPRSLVAFDGEKSTEKSPFHFTMADEPLTIILPGAA; encoded by the coding sequence ATGGTGGCCCTGCCAGAGCCTGCCGATATCGCCCAGCCTGCCATTGAGCCGGGCGAAATCTGCGTGATCACCAATGCCAAATCAGGCACCAACGCCCGCGACTCCGAGGCGATAGATCGCGCGCTTGCGGTGTTTGGCGAAGCCGCCACGCTGCGCCACTGGAGCCCGGGGGATGACCTTACGGGCCTTGTCGACAAGGCGCTGGCCGATGGGGCAAAAACCATTGTCGCCGCAGGCGGGGATGGCACGGCCATGGCCATGGCGCAGAGCCTGCTCGGCAAGCCCGCCGCGCTGGCCGTTTTGCCGCTTGGCACCTTCAACTTCTTTGCCCGCGGCCTTGGCCTGCCGGAAGACCCGGAAGAAGCCGCGCGGGCCATCCTCGGCGGGCATCGCCATGACATCTCGGTTGGCATGGTGGGGGAGCGGGTGTTTTTGAACAACGCTTCGCTCGGTGTTTACCCGGCGATCCTCAAGGAGCGCGAAACGGTTTACAAACGCTGGGGCCGCCGCCGGATCATGGCCCATTGGTCGGTGCTCAAAACCTTCCTGCGGTTTCAGCGCCCGATGAAGATGCGCCTCACCGCCGATGGCAAACCCCACGACGTGCGCGCGCCGCTGCTCTTCGTCGCCCGCTCGGCCTATCAGCTCGAACGGTTCGGCCTTGCCGGGCAGGAGGCGATTGCGGACGATGAGTTTGCCGTGCTCATCGGGCGGGCGACCAGCCGTGCAAAGCTCTTCAAGATCACATGGCGGCTGATCACCGGCACCATGCAGGAGGGGCGCGATTATGATATGCTGAAGGCGCGCGATCTTACCGTTGAAACGGCCCGGCCCCGGTCTCTCGTGGCGTTTGACGGCGAAAAATCCACCGAGAAAAGCCCCTTCCACTTCACCATGGCCGACGAGCCGCTCACCATCATCCTGCCCGGAGCCGCATGA
- a CDS encoding dimethylsulfonioproprionate lyase family protein, which translates to MSLPPDPPAITLSERPDWLYLLREFDWLYRYGSSGGSKLIRGHRKRVRDMLSKVVDSGPELRLREPEKKPVVAHLGRALDRGERGAVVGMARALSRVAEALTWEYGYEKVPPALARKYAYCEVLGPRGPVMSERLILGFVLFAPKTTYPQHSHVDIEESYLSVSGAWSENDAAVHAPGSLILNGSGQEHRITTDETEPCLLAYAWIGPEEKLNAPGMKLTGTRKKRVERGI; encoded by the coding sequence ATGAGCCTCCCCCCTGACCCGCCCGCCATCACCCTCTCCGAGCGGCCCGATTGGCTTTACCTCCTGCGCGAGTTCGACTGGCTCTATCGCTACGGCTCGTCCGGCGGCAGCAAGCTGATACGCGGCCATCGCAAACGGGTGCGCGACATGCTCTCGAAAGTGGTCGACTCTGGCCCCGAGCTGCGGCTGCGTGAGCCGGAGAAGAAGCCGGTGGTCGCCCATCTCGGACGGGCGCTGGACCGGGGCGAACGCGGGGCGGTGGTTGGCATGGCGCGGGCGCTGTCGCGCGTGGCAGAGGCGCTGACATGGGAATACGGCTACGAGAAAGTGCCCCCGGCGCTGGCCCGAAAATACGCCTATTGCGAGGTGCTCGGCCCACGAGGCCCGGTGATGAGCGAGCGGCTGATTCTGGGCTTTGTGCTGTTTGCGCCCAAAACCACCTATCCGCAGCACTCCCACGTGGACATCGAAGAAAGCTATTTGTCGGTCTCGGGCGCATGGTCGGAGAATGACGCAGCAGTCCATGCGCCCGGCTCGTTGATCCTGAACGGCTCGGGGCAGGAGCACCGGATCACCACCGACGAGACCGAGCCATGCCTGCTCGCCTATGCGTGGATCGGGCCGGAAGAAAAGCTGAACGCGCCGGGGATGAAGCTGACGGGGACGCGCAAAAAGCGGGTGGAGCGCGGGATCTGA
- a CDS encoding UbiH/UbiF/VisC/COQ6 family ubiquinone biosynthesis hydroxylase produces the protein MDNPGPRPIVRRMFDADVIVAGGALTGASLALALAKGGARVVVVDRLPAGAQVATDFDGRSYALALASQRLFRALGVWEAVADKAQPILHVKTGDGRPGEGVLGGLLHLDYGEIDEGPMGYMMEDRHLRPALMAALAKAEGVEVLAGEEIVAQEVQPGHVAVTLASGRVLRGALLAGADGRGSPTARRAGIARRDSDYGQTALTCAVAHERPHGGTAHQFFMPSGPLAILPLPGNRSSIVWSERRDRAEELAKADDEAFLAALRPVFGDFLGEIRLEGARFSYPLTLTVAERIIGARLALVGDAAQGIHPIAGQGLNQGLRDVATLAEVVTEARRRGEDPGAALVLERHRQWRSFDRTALTLATDGFNRLFSNDNPLLRAARDLGVSAVAALPDARRRFIREAAGLTGDLPRLLQGKAL, from the coding sequence ATGGACAATCCCGGCCCACGCCCCATAGTCCGCCGCATGTTTGATGCCGATGTAATCGTTGCAGGCGGGGCGCTGACCGGCGCGAGCCTTGCGCTGGCCCTCGCCAAGGGCGGGGCGCGGGTGGTGGTGGTTGATCGCTTGCCTGCGGGCGCGCAGGTGGCCACCGATTTTGACGGGCGGTCCTATGCGCTGGCGCTGGCCTCGCAGCGGCTGTTCCGTGCGCTTGGCGTTTGGGAGGCGGTGGCCGACAAGGCGCAGCCGATCCTGCACGTAAAAACCGGCGACGGGCGGCCCGGCGAAGGGGTGCTGGGCGGATTGCTGCACCTCGATTACGGCGAGATCGACGAAGGCCCGATGGGCTACATGATGGAAGATCGGCACCTGCGGCCCGCGCTGATGGCGGCGCTGGCCAAGGCCGAGGGCGTCGAGGTGCTGGCGGGCGAAGAGATCGTGGCGCAAGAGGTGCAGCCGGGGCATGTGGCGGTGACGCTCGCCTCTGGCCGGGTGCTGCGCGGCGCGCTTCTGGCCGGGGCCGATGGGCGCGGCTCGCCCACCGCGCGGCGCGCCGGGATTGCGCGGCGCGACAGCGACTATGGCCAGACGGCGCTGACCTGCGCGGTCGCTCATGAACGCCCCCACGGCGGAACCGCGCATCAGTTTTTTATGCCCTCCGGCCCGCTGGCCATCTTGCCGCTGCCGGGCAACCGCAGCTCTATCGTCTGGTCGGAACGCCGCGACAGGGCCGAAGAATTGGCGAAGGCCGATGATGAGGCCTTTCTGGCGGCGCTGCGCCCGGTGTTTGGCGATTTTCTTGGAGAGATCCGGCTGGAGGGCGCACGCTTTTCCTATCCGCTGACGCTCACCGTGGCCGAACGGATCATTGGTGCGCGGCTGGCGCTGGTGGGCGATGCGGCGCAAGGGATCCACCCAATTGCCGGGCAGGGGCTGAACCAGGGCCTGCGCGATGTGGCGACGCTGGCCGAAGTGGTCACGGAGGCGCGGCGGCGCGGCGAAGATCCGGGCGCGGCCCTGGTGTTGGAGCGGCACCGGCAGTGGCGGAGCTTTGACCGCACCGCGCTGACGCTGGCGACGGATGGGTTCAACCGGCTGTTTTCAAACGACAACCCGCTCCTGCGGGCCGCCCGTGACTTGGGCGTTTCTGCCGTGGCCGCGCTGCCCGATGCGCGGCGGCGCTTCATTCGGGAGGCGGCGGGCCTCACGGGTGATCTGCCACGGCTCTTGCAGGGCAAGGCGCTTTAA